A section of the Telopea speciosissima isolate NSW1024214 ecotype Mountain lineage chromosome 3, Tspe_v1, whole genome shotgun sequence genome encodes:
- the LOC122656415 gene encoding transmembrane 9 superfamily member 8-like, whose protein sequence is MEIRRFLAFSLWISTLFLLFICGDCFYLPGVAPEDFEKGDLLQVKVNKLSSTKTQLPYSYYSLPYCRPKKIIDNAENLGEVLRGDRIENSPYMFKMREPQMCNVVCRLTLDENSAKAFKEKIDDEYRVYMILDNLPLVVPMRRQDQESPTVYQHGFHVGLKGAYAGVKGEKHFIHNHLQFTVKYHKDLQTDSARIVGFEVKPFSVKHEYEGEWNEKTRLTTCDPHARKTVTNSDSPQEVENKKEIIFTYDVEFEPSDVKWASRWDTYLLMTDDQIHWFSIVNSLMIVLFLSGMVAMIMLRTLYRDISNYNQLETQEEAQEETGWKLVHGDVFRPPSNSDLLCVYVGTGFQFFGMILVTMIFALLGFLSPSNRGGLMTAMLLLWAFMGLFAGYFSARTYKMFKGTEWKKIALRTAFMFPGVVFVIFFILNALIWGQKSSGALPFGTMFALVFLWFGISVPLVFVGGYVGFRKPAIEDPVKTNKIPRQIPEQAWYMNPVFSILIGGILPFGAVFIELFFILTSIWLHQFYYIFGFLFIVFVILVITCAEITVVLCYFQLCSEDYLWWWRSYLTSGSSALYLFLYATFYFFTKLEITKPVSGVLYFGYMLIGSYAFFVLTGTIGFYACFWFTRLIYSSVKID, encoded by the exons GGGGATCTACTGCAGGTGAAAGTTAACAAACTGTCCTCTACAAAGACTCAGCTTCCTTATTCCTATTATTCTCTGCCCTATTGCCGTCCAAAGAAAATAATTGACAATGCAGAGAATCTTGGAGAAGTTCTTCGTGGTGATCGTATTGAGAACTCTCCTTATATG TTTAAAATGAGGGAACCACAGATGTGTAATGTGGTCTGCCGGTTAACTCTTGATGAAAATTCTGCAAAGGCCTTTAAGGAAAAGATAGATGATGAATACCGGGTCTACAT GATTTTGGATAATCTTCCTCTGGTTGTTCCGATGCGAAGGCAAGATCAGGAATCTCCTACGGTATATCAACATGGCTTTCATGTTGGACTGAAAGGGGCATATGCTGGG GTCAAGGGCGAAAAGCATTTTATTCACAACCATTTACAATTTACTGTGAAGTATCACAAAGATTTACAGACTGACTCTGCAAGGATTGTGGGGTTTGAGGTCAAACCATTCAG TGTTAAACATGAATATGAAGGTGAATGGAATGAGAAGACTCGGTTAACAACCTGTGACCCACATGCAAGAAAAACGGTTACCAACTCCGATTCTCCTCAAGAggttgaaaataaaaaggaaattataTTCACATACGATGTTGAGTTTGAG CCAAGTGATGTGAAGTGGGCATCTCGATGGGATACCTATCTCCTTATGACTGACGACCAAATCCACTGGTTCTCAATAGTCAATTCTTTGATGATTGTTCTCTTCCTCTCGGGCATGGTTGCTATGATCATGCTGAGGACACTGTACCGTGACATCTCCAACTACAACCAACTGGAGACCCAAGAAGAAGCCCAAGAAGAGACAGGATGGAAGCTGGTCCATGGAGATGTCTTCCGGCCCCCATCAAACTCTGATCTACTGTGTGTCTATGTGGGGACAGGTTTCCAGTTCTTCGGGATGATTCTAGTCACCATGATCTTTGCACTTCTTGGATTCCTCTCCCCTTCAAACCGGGGTGGGTTGATGACAGCCATGCTCCTGCTCTGGGCCTTCATGGGCCTGTTTGCTGGTTACTTCTCAGCCCGTACATACAAGATGTTTAAGGGAACAGAGTGGAAGAAAATTGCTCTCAGAACTGCATTCATGTTCCCTGGAgttgtttttgttattttcttcattttgaatGCTCTTATTTGGGGGCAGAAGTCGTCAGGAGCACTTCCTTTTGGAACCATGTTTGCTCTTGTTTTCCTTTGGTTTGGAATATCAGTCCCTCTTGTATTTGTGGGTGGCTACGTTGGGTTCAGGAAGCCTGCAATTGAAGACCCCGTGAAGACAAACAAGATTCCAAGGCAGATTCCAGAGCAGGCCTGGTACATGAACCCAGTCTTCTCAATCTTGATTGGAGGCATACTTCCATTTGGAGCCGTCTTCATTGAGCTTTTCTTCATTCTGACATCCATCTGGTTACACCAATTCTATTATATCTTTGGCTTCCTCTTCATAGTCTTTGTGATCCTTGTCATCACATGTGCCGAGATCACAGTTGTTCTATGTTACTTCCAGCTGTGCAGCGAGGATTACTTGTGGTGGTGGAGATCGTACCTGACCTCAGGGTCCTCGGCACTCTACCTCTTCCTTTATGCAACCTTCTACTTCTTCACAAAACTTGAGATCACGAAACCGGTGTCTGGGGTGCTGTATTTTGGTTACATGCTGATTGGCTCATATGCATTTTTTGTGCTGACTGGTACTATTGGTTTCTATGCTTGCTTTTGGTTCACAAGGCTCATCTACTCATCAGTAAAGATAGATTGA